The Pseudoliparis swirei isolate HS2019 ecotype Mariana Trench chromosome 1, NWPU_hadal_v1, whole genome shotgun sequence genome has a window encoding:
- the rxrba gene encoding retinoic acid receptor RXR-beta-A isoform X4 → MGDSRDSHSPDSSSVSSPPSGQRSPPLVPSPAASMTSPPPVTTSGVNSPISSIGSPFSVISSSLGSPCLPGTPSVGYGPISSPQINSTVSMSGLHAVSSSDDVKPPLGLQQMSPRSPGPMLSQKRLCSICGDRSSGKHYGVYSCEGCKGFFKRTVRKDLSYTCRDSKVCMVDKRQRNRCQYCRYQKCLANGMKREAVQEERQRNREREGEAESTSVVNEEMPVEKILEAEMAVEHKTELHTDEGSGGSSPNDPVTNICQAADKQLFTLVEWAKRIPHFSELALDDQVILLRAGWNELLIASFSHRSISVKDGILLATGLHVHRSSAHSAGVGAIFDRVLTELVSKMRDMQMDKTELGCLRAIILFNPDAKGLSSPSEVEQLRERVYASLESFCKQKYPNQQGRFAKLLLRLPALRSIGLKCLEHLFFFKLIGDTPIDTFLMEMLEAPHQLT, encoded by the exons CTCCCGTCACCACCAGCGGGGTCAACAGCCCCATCAGCAGCATCGGCTCGCCCTTCTCCGTCATCAGCTCTTCGCTGGGCTCGCCCTGCCTCCCCGGCACGCCGTCGGTGGGCTACGGCCCCATCAGCAGCCCGcag ATCAACTCCACCGTGTCCATGTCCGGGCTCCACGCGGTGAGCAGCTCCGATGACGTGAAGCCCCCGTTGGGCTTGCAGCAGATGTCTCCCCGGAGTCCGGGGCCGATGCTTTCCCAGAAGCGCCTCTGTTCCATCTGCGGAGACCGATCTTCTG GTAAGCACTACGGCGTCTACAGCTGTGAGGGCTGTAAAGGCTTCTTCAAGAGGACGGTGCGCAAAGACCTGAGCTACACCTGCCGGGACAGCAAAGTGTGCATGGTGGACAAGAGGCAGAGGAACCGCTGCCAGTACTGCCGCTACCAGAAGTGCCTGGCCAACGGCATGAAGAGAGAAG CCGTCCAAGAGGAGCGTCAGAGGAACCGGGAGCGGGAAGGCGAGGCGGAGTCGACCAGCGTGGTGAACGAGGAGATGCCCGTGGAGAAGATCCTGGAGGCGGAGATGGCCGTGGAGCACAAGACGGAGCTCCACACGGACGAAGGCTCCGGGGGCAGCTCT CCCAACGATCCCGTCACCAACATCTGCCAGGCGGCCGACAAGCAGCTGTTCACGCTGGTGGAGTGGGCGAAGAGGATCCCTCACTTCTCCGAGCTGGCCCTGGACGACCAGGTCATCCTGCTGCGAGCAG GCTGGAACGAGCTCCTGATCGCGTCGTTCTCCCATCGCTCCATCTCCGTGAAGGACGGCATCCTGCTGGCCACCGGCCTGCACGTCCACAGGAGCAGCGCTCACAGTGCCGGCGTGGGGGCCATCTTTGACAG GGTGCTGACGGAGCTGGTGAGCAAGATGAGGGACATGCAGATGGACAAGACGGAGCTGGGCTGCCTGCGGGCCATCATCCTCTTCAACCCGG ACGCTAAAGGTTTGTCCAGCCCCAGCGAGGTGGAGCAGCTGAGAGAGAGGGTGTACGCCTCGCTCGAGTCCTTCTGCAAGCAGAAGTACCCCAATCAGCAGGGCAG gtttgcTAAGCTCCTCCTCCGGCTGCCGGCGCTGCGCTCCATTGGTCTGAAGTGCCTGGAGCACCTGTTCTTCTTCAAGCTGATCGGCGACACGCCCATTGACACCTTCCTGATGGAGATGCTGGAGGCCCCCCACCAGCTCACCTAG
- the rxrba gene encoding retinoic acid receptor RXR-beta-A isoform X2, which yields MGDSRDSHSPDSSSVSSPPSGQRSPPLVPSPAASMTSPPPVTTSGVNSPISSIGSPFSVISSSLGSPCLPGTPSVGYGPISSPQINSTVSMSGLHAVSSSDDVKPPLGLQQMSPRSPGPMLSQKRLCSICGDRSSGKHYGVYSCEGCKGFFKRTVRKDLSYTCRDSKVCMVDKRQRNRCQYCRYQKCLANGMKREAVQEERQRNREREGEAESTSVVNEEMPVEKILEAEMAVEHKTELHTDEGSGGSSPNDPVTNICQAADKQLFTLVEWAKRIPHFSELALDDQVILLRAGWNELLIASFSHRSISVKDGILLATGLHVHRSSAHSAGVGAIFDRAHNAEVGAIFDRVLTELVSKMRDMQMDKTELGCLRAIILFNPDAKGLSSPSEVEQLRERVYASLESFCKQKYPNQQGRFAKLLLRLPALRSIGLKCLEHLFFFKLIGDTPIDTFLMEMLEAPHQLT from the exons CTCCCGTCACCACCAGCGGGGTCAACAGCCCCATCAGCAGCATCGGCTCGCCCTTCTCCGTCATCAGCTCTTCGCTGGGCTCGCCCTGCCTCCCCGGCACGCCGTCGGTGGGCTACGGCCCCATCAGCAGCCCGcag ATCAACTCCACCGTGTCCATGTCCGGGCTCCACGCGGTGAGCAGCTCCGATGACGTGAAGCCCCCGTTGGGCTTGCAGCAGATGTCTCCCCGGAGTCCGGGGCCGATGCTTTCCCAGAAGCGCCTCTGTTCCATCTGCGGAGACCGATCTTCTG GTAAGCACTACGGCGTCTACAGCTGTGAGGGCTGTAAAGGCTTCTTCAAGAGGACGGTGCGCAAAGACCTGAGCTACACCTGCCGGGACAGCAAAGTGTGCATGGTGGACAAGAGGCAGAGGAACCGCTGCCAGTACTGCCGCTACCAGAAGTGCCTGGCCAACGGCATGAAGAGAGAAG CCGTCCAAGAGGAGCGTCAGAGGAACCGGGAGCGGGAAGGCGAGGCGGAGTCGACCAGCGTGGTGAACGAGGAGATGCCCGTGGAGAAGATCCTGGAGGCGGAGATGGCCGTGGAGCACAAGACGGAGCTCCACACGGACGAAGGCTCCGGGGGCAGCTCT CCCAACGATCCCGTCACCAACATCTGCCAGGCGGCCGACAAGCAGCTGTTCACGCTGGTGGAGTGGGCGAAGAGGATCCCTCACTTCTCCGAGCTGGCCCTGGACGACCAGGTCATCCTGCTGCGAGCAG GCTGGAACGAGCTCCTGATCGCGTCGTTCTCCCATCGCTCCATCTCCGTGAAGGACGGCATCCTGCTGGCCACCGGCCTGCACGTCCACAGGAGCAGCGCTCACAGTGCCGGCGTGGGGGCCATCTTTGACAG GGCGCACAATGCCGAGGTTGGGGCCATATTTGACAG GGTGCTGACGGAGCTGGTGAGCAAGATGAGGGACATGCAGATGGACAAGACGGAGCTGGGCTGCCTGCGGGCCATCATCCTCTTCAACCCGG ACGCTAAAGGTTTGTCCAGCCCCAGCGAGGTGGAGCAGCTGAGAGAGAGGGTGTACGCCTCGCTCGAGTCCTTCTGCAAGCAGAAGTACCCCAATCAGCAGGGCAG gtttgcTAAGCTCCTCCTCCGGCTGCCGGCGCTGCGCTCCATTGGTCTGAAGTGCCTGGAGCACCTGTTCTTCTTCAAGCTGATCGGCGACACGCCCATTGACACCTTCCTGATGGAGATGCTGGAGGCCCCCCACCAGCTCACCTAG
- the rxrba gene encoding retinoic acid receptor RXR-beta-A isoform X1, which produces MGDSRDSHSPDSSSVSSPPSGQRSPPLVPSPAASMTSPPPVTTSGVNSPISSIGSPFSVISSSLGSPCLPGTPSVGYGPISSPQINSTVSMSGLHAVSSSDDVKPPLGLQQMSPRSPGPMLSQKRLCSICGDRSSGKHYGVYSCEGCKGFFKRTVRKDLSYTCRDSKVCMVDKRQRNRCQYCRYQKCLANGMKREVAKMNDRSVQEERQRNREREGEAESTSVVNEEMPVEKILEAEMAVEHKTELHTDEGSGGSSPNDPVTNICQAADKQLFTLVEWAKRIPHFSELALDDQVILLRAGWNELLIASFSHRSISVKDGILLATGLHVHRSSAHSAGVGAIFDRAHNAEVGAIFDRVLTELVSKMRDMQMDKTELGCLRAIILFNPDAKGLSSPSEVEQLRERVYASLESFCKQKYPNQQGRFAKLLLRLPALRSIGLKCLEHLFFFKLIGDTPIDTFLMEMLEAPHQLT; this is translated from the exons CTCCCGTCACCACCAGCGGGGTCAACAGCCCCATCAGCAGCATCGGCTCGCCCTTCTCCGTCATCAGCTCTTCGCTGGGCTCGCCCTGCCTCCCCGGCACGCCGTCGGTGGGCTACGGCCCCATCAGCAGCCCGcag ATCAACTCCACCGTGTCCATGTCCGGGCTCCACGCGGTGAGCAGCTCCGATGACGTGAAGCCCCCGTTGGGCTTGCAGCAGATGTCTCCCCGGAGTCCGGGGCCGATGCTTTCCCAGAAGCGCCTCTGTTCCATCTGCGGAGACCGATCTTCTG GTAAGCACTACGGCGTCTACAGCTGTGAGGGCTGTAAAGGCTTCTTCAAGAGGACGGTGCGCAAAGACCTGAGCTACACCTGCCGGGACAGCAAAGTGTGCATGGTGGACAAGAGGCAGAGGAACCGCTGCCAGTACTGCCGCTACCAGAAGTGCCTGGCCAACGGCATGAAGAGAGAAG TGGCCAAGATGAACGACAGAT CCGTCCAAGAGGAGCGTCAGAGGAACCGGGAGCGGGAAGGCGAGGCGGAGTCGACCAGCGTGGTGAACGAGGAGATGCCCGTGGAGAAGATCCTGGAGGCGGAGATGGCCGTGGAGCACAAGACGGAGCTCCACACGGACGAAGGCTCCGGGGGCAGCTCT CCCAACGATCCCGTCACCAACATCTGCCAGGCGGCCGACAAGCAGCTGTTCACGCTGGTGGAGTGGGCGAAGAGGATCCCTCACTTCTCCGAGCTGGCCCTGGACGACCAGGTCATCCTGCTGCGAGCAG GCTGGAACGAGCTCCTGATCGCGTCGTTCTCCCATCGCTCCATCTCCGTGAAGGACGGCATCCTGCTGGCCACCGGCCTGCACGTCCACAGGAGCAGCGCTCACAGTGCCGGCGTGGGGGCCATCTTTGACAG GGCGCACAATGCCGAGGTTGGGGCCATATTTGACAG GGTGCTGACGGAGCTGGTGAGCAAGATGAGGGACATGCAGATGGACAAGACGGAGCTGGGCTGCCTGCGGGCCATCATCCTCTTCAACCCGG ACGCTAAAGGTTTGTCCAGCCCCAGCGAGGTGGAGCAGCTGAGAGAGAGGGTGTACGCCTCGCTCGAGTCCTTCTGCAAGCAGAAGTACCCCAATCAGCAGGGCAG gtttgcTAAGCTCCTCCTCCGGCTGCCGGCGCTGCGCTCCATTGGTCTGAAGTGCCTGGAGCACCTGTTCTTCTTCAAGCTGATCGGCGACACGCCCATTGACACCTTCCTGATGGAGATGCTGGAGGCCCCCCACCAGCTCACCTAG
- the rxrba gene encoding retinoic acid receptor RXR-beta-A isoform X3 — MGDSRDSHSPDSSSVSSPPSGQRSPPLVPSPAASMTSPPPVTTSGVNSPISSIGSPFSVISSSLGSPCLPGTPSVGYGPISSPQINSTVSMSGLHAVSSSDDVKPPLGLQQMSPRSPGPMLSQKRLCSICGDRSSGKHYGVYSCEGCKGFFKRTVRKDLSYTCRDSKVCMVDKRQRNRCQYCRYQKCLANGMKREVAKMNDRSVQEERQRNREREGEAESTSVVNEEMPVEKILEAEMAVEHKTELHTDEGSGGSSPNDPVTNICQAADKQLFTLVEWAKRIPHFSELALDDQVILLRAGWNELLIASFSHRSISVKDGILLATGLHVHRSSAHSAGVGAIFDRVLTELVSKMRDMQMDKTELGCLRAIILFNPDAKGLSSPSEVEQLRERVYASLESFCKQKYPNQQGRFAKLLLRLPALRSIGLKCLEHLFFFKLIGDTPIDTFLMEMLEAPHQLT; from the exons CTCCCGTCACCACCAGCGGGGTCAACAGCCCCATCAGCAGCATCGGCTCGCCCTTCTCCGTCATCAGCTCTTCGCTGGGCTCGCCCTGCCTCCCCGGCACGCCGTCGGTGGGCTACGGCCCCATCAGCAGCCCGcag ATCAACTCCACCGTGTCCATGTCCGGGCTCCACGCGGTGAGCAGCTCCGATGACGTGAAGCCCCCGTTGGGCTTGCAGCAGATGTCTCCCCGGAGTCCGGGGCCGATGCTTTCCCAGAAGCGCCTCTGTTCCATCTGCGGAGACCGATCTTCTG GTAAGCACTACGGCGTCTACAGCTGTGAGGGCTGTAAAGGCTTCTTCAAGAGGACGGTGCGCAAAGACCTGAGCTACACCTGCCGGGACAGCAAAGTGTGCATGGTGGACAAGAGGCAGAGGAACCGCTGCCAGTACTGCCGCTACCAGAAGTGCCTGGCCAACGGCATGAAGAGAGAAG TGGCCAAGATGAACGACAGAT CCGTCCAAGAGGAGCGTCAGAGGAACCGGGAGCGGGAAGGCGAGGCGGAGTCGACCAGCGTGGTGAACGAGGAGATGCCCGTGGAGAAGATCCTGGAGGCGGAGATGGCCGTGGAGCACAAGACGGAGCTCCACACGGACGAAGGCTCCGGGGGCAGCTCT CCCAACGATCCCGTCACCAACATCTGCCAGGCGGCCGACAAGCAGCTGTTCACGCTGGTGGAGTGGGCGAAGAGGATCCCTCACTTCTCCGAGCTGGCCCTGGACGACCAGGTCATCCTGCTGCGAGCAG GCTGGAACGAGCTCCTGATCGCGTCGTTCTCCCATCGCTCCATCTCCGTGAAGGACGGCATCCTGCTGGCCACCGGCCTGCACGTCCACAGGAGCAGCGCTCACAGTGCCGGCGTGGGGGCCATCTTTGACAG GGTGCTGACGGAGCTGGTGAGCAAGATGAGGGACATGCAGATGGACAAGACGGAGCTGGGCTGCCTGCGGGCCATCATCCTCTTCAACCCGG ACGCTAAAGGTTTGTCCAGCCCCAGCGAGGTGGAGCAGCTGAGAGAGAGGGTGTACGCCTCGCTCGAGTCCTTCTGCAAGCAGAAGTACCCCAATCAGCAGGGCAG gtttgcTAAGCTCCTCCTCCGGCTGCCGGCGCTGCGCTCCATTGGTCTGAAGTGCCTGGAGCACCTGTTCTTCTTCAAGCTGATCGGCGACACGCCCATTGACACCTTCCTGATGGAGATGCTGGAGGCCCCCCACCAGCTCACCTAG